The following coding sequences lie in one Candidatus Methylomirabilis sp. genomic window:
- a CDS encoding ATPase, T2SS/T4P/T4SS family → MRRRLGQVLVGVGIIQPEQLEQVLKLQAQIRLPLGQLLISQGLATEEQIATTLATQFAIPYVRLASAVVEPKALDLVPQAMAEKYTICPLSIEGKALLLVMADPLNLEAIKDVEFRASLRVRPAISTPTEIKDAIARCYAFEESLGPLVRNLEDKVEVKVLPSTGSLDAGGILDLKKSETTPAVKMVNLLINEAIKTRASDVHIEPGVGEVTVRNRIDGILRDAHTMPKWIHAGVASRLKILGGLDIAERRLPQDGRIKVRYGERTLDLRVSTLPTHCGEKVVLRLLDPVRDLLSLERVGLDPGQHQLLETVLAQPQGTILVTGPTGSGKTSTLYATLSRLKSPGINIVSIEDPIEFQIAGVNQVQVNERAGLTFASTLRSVLRQDPDVIMVGEIRDHETAEIAFQASLTGHLVFSTLHTNDAISAITRLLDLGIEPFLVASSISLIVAQRLMRRLCNHCREAYQPSDDMVRRLRLTDVATAVFRGKGCPACQGTGFFGRIGVFEFLSIDAAMRELITQRASEGTLRREANARGFVSLIEAAGAKIRAGLTSPDEVLRAILGDEGVQNRCGSCGEKIEADFAICPACQTVLKPRCPSCRQDLLPEWKACPFCSTPVVSPVERTDTVSKVASSPTESKPVVSPVERRVKILVVDDEEDVRRIVAIALQQLPFSAEILTAGNGMEALKAVEAEQPSLVILDLMMPQMDGFEVCRRLRENVKTAFIPILMLTARGESETRTKAFLVGTDDYLMKPFEINELNARVGRLVRRTYGV, encoded by the coding sequence ATGAGGAGGCGGCTTGGCCAGGTCCTGGTCGGGGTCGGGATCATTCAGCCGGAGCAACTCGAACAGGTACTGAAGCTACAGGCTCAGATTCGGCTGCCGCTGGGGCAACTGCTGATCAGCCAGGGGTTGGCCACAGAAGAGCAGATCGCGACGACGCTGGCGACGCAGTTCGCGATCCCGTACGTCCGTCTGGCATCGGCCGTCGTCGAGCCGAAGGCCCTCGATCTGGTTCCTCAGGCCATGGCTGAGAAGTACACGATCTGTCCCCTCTCCATCGAGGGGAAAGCGCTGCTCCTGGTGATGGCCGACCCGCTGAATCTGGAGGCCATCAAGGATGTGGAGTTCCGCGCTTCTCTTCGGGTCCGGCCGGCCATCTCGACGCCGACAGAGATCAAAGACGCCATCGCCCGCTGCTACGCCTTTGAGGAGTCCCTGGGTCCCTTGGTCCGCAACCTCGAGGACAAGGTGGAGGTCAAGGTGCTGCCCTCGACTGGGTCCCTGGATGCCGGTGGGATCCTGGATCTGAAGAAAAGTGAGACGACGCCGGCCGTCAAGATGGTGAATCTTCTGATCAATGAGGCGATCAAGACGCGAGCCAGCGATGTCCATATTGAGCCCGGCGTCGGCGAGGTGACCGTCCGGAACCGGATAGACGGCATTTTGCGGGACGCGCATACCATGCCCAAGTGGATTCACGCCGGCGTGGCCTCCCGGCTGAAGATCCTTGGCGGGCTTGACATTGCGGAGCGCCGCCTCCCTCAGGACGGGCGGATCAAGGTCAGGTACGGTGAGCGCACGCTGGACCTGCGTGTCTCAACGCTCCCGACCCATTGCGGGGAGAAGGTAGTCCTTCGACTGCTCGACCCGGTCCGGGACCTGCTGAGCCTAGAGCGCGTGGGGCTGGACCCCGGTCAGCATCAACTCCTTGAAACAGTGCTGGCGCAGCCCCAGGGGACGATCCTGGTGACCGGCCCAACCGGCAGCGGCAAGACCTCGACGCTGTATGCCACACTCTCACGCCTCAAATCGCCTGGAATCAATATCGTGAGCATAGAGGATCCGATCGAGTTTCAGATCGCTGGTGTCAACCAGGTCCAGGTGAACGAGCGGGCGGGGCTGACTTTTGCCTCTACCCTCCGCTCCGTCCTTCGCCAGGACCCGGACGTCATTATGGTGGGGGAGATCCGAGACCACGAGACCGCGGAGATTGCCTTCCAGGCCTCGCTGACGGGCCATCTGGTCTTCAGCACCCTGCATACCAACGACGCCATCTCGGCCATCACCCGCCTGCTGGACCTGGGAATTGAGCCGTTCCTGGTGGCCTCTTCCATCTCGCTCATCGTGGCCCAGCGGCTTATGCGGCGCCTTTGTAACCACTGCCGCGAGGCGTACCAACCCTCCGACGATATGGTGAGACGGCTGAGACTGACGGATGTCGCCACTGCCGTTTTTCGGGGGAAAGGGTGCCCTGCGTGCCAGGGGACCGGCTTTTTCGGACGGATCGGCGTATTCGAATTCCTGTCGATTGATGCCGCGATGCGTGAGTTGATCACTCAGCGGGCCTCAGAGGGAACCTTGCGGCGCGAGGCCAACGCCAGGGGATTTGTGAGCCTGATCGAGGCGGCAGGCGCCAAGATCCGCGCAGGACTCACCAGCCCGGACGAGGTCCTTCGGGCCATCCTTGGAGACGAGGGTGTCCAGAACCGCTGCGGAAGCTGCGGCGAGAAGATCGAGGCCGACTTCGCGATCTGTCCTGCCTGCCAGACGGTCCTGAAGCCCCGGTGCCCCTCGTGCCGTCAGGATCTGCTGCCAGAGTGGAAAGCCTGCCCCTTCTGTTCGACGCCTGTCGTAAGCCCTGTCGAACGAACGGATACCGTCTCGAAGGTCGCGTCGTCTCCCACCGAGAGTAAGCCTGTCGTGAGCCCGGTCGAACGACGGGTGAAGATTCTTGTGGTGGACGACGAGGAGGACGTGAGGCGGATCGTGGCGATCGCACTGCAGCAGCTTCCCTTCTCGGCCGAGATCCTGACGGCCGGCAATGGCATGGAGGCGCTGAAAGCGGTCGAAGCCGAGCAGCCAAGTCTGGTGATTCTCGATCTGATGATGCCCCAGATGGACGGGTTTGAGGTCTGCCGTCGTCTCCGGGAAAACGTCAAGACCGCCTTCATTCCGATCCTCATGCTGACCGCCAGGGGAGAGAGCGAGACCAGGACCAAGGCATTCCTGGTCGGAACGGACGATTATCTGATGAAACCGTTCGAGATCAACGAGTTGAACGCGAGGGTCGGGCGGCTCGTGCGCCGCACCTATGGAGTGTAG
- the lysS gene encoding lysine--tRNA ligase, giving the protein MEEHSPLVVERMRKLAELEAAGVDPYPARFEVRNLMADLHREYAVLPEDANAAPDVAIAGRLISLRHHGKVTFAHLQDCSGRMQLYLSQDTLGAKAYDFCKKLDVGDYLGVEGQLFRTRTGELTVRARTVQLLSKSLRPLPEKWHGLTDVETRFRQRYLDLIVNRQVADAFRTRSRLIAEIRRFLDSRGFLEVETPMMQAMAGGAMARPFVTHHNALDLTLYLRIAPELYLKRLVVGGFDRVFEINRNFRNEGISTQHNPEFTMLEFYQAYADYRDLMAMTEAMLAHLAKEITGDQEVTYQGQRISFAPPWPRLTLEEALVTLAGLDAEALKTEEGLSALAGRHGVNIAPGWGRGKVLAELFDTLVESKLLQPTFIIDFPTELSPLAKATQGEPTTVQRFELFVGGMEIANAYSELNDPREQRARFLDQLRQRDQGDLEAHGLDEDYLRALEYGMPPTAGEGIGIDRLAMLFTDSASIRDVILFPLLKPAQGEQGSADAV; this is encoded by the coding sequence GTGGAAGAACACAGTCCGTTGGTAGTCGAGCGGATGCGGAAGCTGGCGGAGCTTGAGGCAGCCGGCGTGGATCCCTATCCGGCTCGCTTTGAAGTCCGAAACCTCATGGCCGATCTTCACCGGGAGTACGCTGTCCTCCCTGAAGACGCCAATGCAGCGCCGGATGTGGCCATCGCCGGCCGCCTGATATCCCTGCGCCATCACGGCAAGGTTACCTTTGCCCACCTCCAGGACTGCTCCGGCAGGATGCAACTCTACCTTTCGCAGGACACGCTGGGCGCGAAGGCCTACGACTTCTGCAAGAAGCTGGATGTTGGCGACTACCTGGGGGTGGAGGGCCAACTCTTCCGAACGCGGACTGGGGAACTCACGGTGCGAGCCCGGACGGTTCAGCTCTTGTCGAAGTCGCTGCGGCCGCTGCCGGAAAAGTGGCATGGGCTGACCGATGTAGAGACCCGCTTTCGCCAGCGCTACCTGGATCTCATCGTGAACCGCCAGGTCGCAGACGCCTTCAGGACACGCAGCCGCCTGATCGCGGAGATCCGCCGCTTCCTTGACTCGAGGGGGTTTTTGGAGGTCGAGACCCCCATGATGCAGGCGATGGCCGGCGGCGCCATGGCGCGCCCCTTTGTCACCCATCACAACGCTCTCGACCTCACGTTGTATCTGAGGATTGCCCCTGAGCTCTATCTGAAGCGGCTCGTTGTAGGAGGATTCGATCGGGTCTTCGAGATCAACCGGAACTTTCGGAATGAGGGGATCTCCACCCAACACAACCCCGAGTTTACGATGTTGGAGTTCTACCAGGCGTATGCCGATTACCGGGATCTGATGGCGATGACGGAAGCGATGCTGGCTCACCTGGCCAAGGAGATCACGGGGGACCAGGAGGTGACGTATCAGGGGCAGCGGATCTCCTTCGCTCCGCCCTGGCCGAGGCTGACGCTTGAGGAGGCCCTCGTCACGCTGGCTGGACTTGATGCAGAGGCCCTCAAGACAGAAGAGGGACTGAGTGCCTTGGCCGGACGCCATGGTGTGAACATCGCGCCGGGGTGGGGCAGGGGGAAGGTGCTGGCTGAGCTGTTCGACACCCTGGTGGAGTCGAAGCTCTTACAGCCCACGTTCATCATCGATTTTCCCACCGAGCTTTCCCCCTTGGCCAAAGCGACACAAGGAGAGCCGACGACGGTTCAGCGGTTCGAGTTGTTCGTGGGCGGGATGGAGATCGCCAATGCCTACTCCGAGTTGAACGATCCGCGCGAGCAGCGCGCCCGCTTTCTTGACCAGTTGCGGCAGCGTGATCAAGGCGATCTGGAGGCCCATGGCCTGGATGAGGATTATCTGCGCGCATTGGAGTATGGGATGCCGCCGACGGCTGGTGAGGGAATCGGCATCGACCGGCTGGCTATGCTCTTCACCGACTCCGCCTCCATACGCGATGTCATCCTCTTCCCTCTCCTGAAGCCGGCCCAAGGCGAACAGGGTAGCGCCGATGCCGTTTGA
- a CDS encoding response regulator yields the protein MRESKDPKPLQYEAGRTAQKQWAEERDRLYAVLEATSDGIALFDPEGRLLLANLTFRKYFGLIPEDLAHEDPAATLEFLRSRAKNPAEFERSFRGLLLHPETTEHDTIELKLPYPRVLLRIRTPVRDEAGAAVGHVHTVRDVTMEREVAQTKSDFVSTVSHELRTPLTSIKGSLQLIMGNPQNLLPFQRELLSICLRNADRLIRLVNDVLDLSKIEARKLTLKLSEQNVPHLVELALASVSMLAKERQTTVEVSLPSDLPPIQADQDRIVQVLTNLLSNAIKFSGPAERVRVVAELRRVAGDDEGIVRGRRGVDQAIEFSVIDRGRGIAQEDFDKLFVSFHQLDSSAARETAGTGLGLAICKGIVEEHGGRIRARSDGLGLGTTVTFLLPVGGPPRRRLVVADDDSLFVSLLVEVFESAGYLVTSAPDGEAALQMIEQAIPDLLILDLLLPRVNGWEILKILREKATTRDLPILAVTSLGASDAEQTLALGADDYLSKPISLSVIADTVGRLITEAERRRRETEAETAAERLLAARPVGAQKAEKARLRILVVEDNPINMELMIELLERGGYEVYTCADGREVIQQTKTHRPDLILLDINLPHIDGLTLTRMLREDPETRSIMILAISAYSVADDKERIRQAGCDGFIPKPIDTRIFLQTISMLLDRGKAP from the coding sequence ATGCGAGAATCGAAAGATCCGAAGCCGCTTCAGTATGAAGCGGGGCGGACCGCTCAGAAACAGTGGGCCGAGGAGCGAGATCGCCTGTACGCTGTCCTGGAAGCCACCTCTGACGGGATAGCGCTGTTTGATCCCGAAGGCCGGCTACTGCTTGCCAACCTGACCTTCCGCAAGTATTTCGGGTTGATCCCCGAAGACCTGGCGCATGAGGATCCGGCCGCGACCCTTGAGTTTTTGAGGTCACGGGCAAAGAACCCCGCCGAGTTCGAGCGAAGCTTCCGGGGGCTTCTGTTGCATCCCGAGACGACGGAACATGATACGATCGAGCTCAAGCTGCCCTACCCTCGCGTCCTCCTGCGCATACGCACCCCGGTACGGGATGAGGCGGGAGCCGCCGTCGGGCATGTGCATACTGTTCGGGATGTGACCATGGAGCGGGAGGTTGCGCAGACGAAATCGGATTTCGTTTCTACCGTCTCACATGAGTTACGGACCCCGCTGACCTCCATCAAAGGCTCACTGCAGCTCATTATGGGCAACCCGCAGAATCTACTTCCCTTCCAGCGGGAGTTGTTGAGTATCTGCCTGAGGAATGCCGATCGCCTGATCCGCCTCGTCAACGATGTCCTGGACCTCTCCAAGATTGAAGCGAGGAAGCTTACGCTGAAGTTGTCCGAGCAGAACGTGCCGCACCTCGTCGAGCTCGCCCTGGCGAGCGTGAGCATGCTGGCGAAGGAACGGCAGACCACTGTCGAGGTGAGCCTGCCTTCGGACCTGCCTCCGATTCAGGCCGACCAGGATCGGATTGTCCAGGTCCTGACTAACCTGTTGAGCAACGCTATCAAGTTCTCCGGACCCGCAGAGCGCGTGCGCGTCGTCGCGGAGCTCAGGCGCGTCGCCGGGGATGATGAGGGTATAGTGCGCGGGCGGAGAGGTGTGGACCAGGCGATCGAATTCAGCGTGATCGACCGGGGTCGAGGCATCGCGCAGGAGGATTTCGATAAGCTGTTCGTGTCTTTTCACCAATTGGATAGTTCAGCCGCGCGGGAGACCGCTGGGACCGGCCTCGGGCTGGCCATCTGTAAGGGGATTGTCGAAGAGCACGGGGGCAGGATCCGGGCCCGCTCGGATGGGCTCGGTCTCGGGACGACTGTCACGTTCCTTCTCCCCGTGGGGGGACCGCCCAGGCGCCGTCTTGTCGTGGCTGATGACGACTCATTGTTCGTCAGCCTCCTGGTAGAGGTATTTGAGTCTGCAGGCTACCTGGTGACGTCGGCTCCAGATGGAGAGGCGGCCCTGCAGATGATCGAGCAGGCCATACCGGATCTACTGATCCTGGATCTGCTGCTTCCTCGAGTGAATGGGTGGGAGATCCTGAAGATTCTCCGGGAGAAGGCAACGACACGGGACCTGCCGATTCTAGCCGTGACCTCCCTGGGCGCTTCTGATGCCGAACAAACTCTTGCCCTTGGAGCGGACGACTACCTGAGCAAACCGATCTCTCTCTCTGTCATAGCCGACACGGTCGGTCGTCTCATCACTGAGGCGGAGCGCCGGCGGCGAGAGACCGAGGCGGAGACGGCGGCTGAACGGTTGCTGGCGGCCCGACCCGTGGGAGCCCAAAAGGCGGAGAAGGCTCGCCTTCGCATCCTGGTCGTCGAGGACAATCCGATCAATATGGAGCTGATGATCGAACTGCTGGAACGGGGAGGATACGAGGTCTACACGTGCGCTGATGGGCGAGAGGTGATACAGCAGACCAAGACGCATCGGCCGGACCTCATCCTGCTCGACATCAACCTGCCGCATATTGATGGCTTGACACTTACCCGGATGCTTCGAGAGGATCCGGAGACTCGATCTATTATGATTCTCGCCATCAGCGCCTACTCCGTGGCAGACGACAAGGAGCGGATCCGCCAGGCGGGGTGTGATGGGTTCATCCCCAAGCCGATCGACACCAGGATCTTCCTTCAGACGATCTCGATGCTCCTCGATCGCGGCAAAGCCCCGTAG
- a CDS encoding lipoprotein-releasing ABC transporter permease subunit: protein MPFELFVGLRYLKARRGQAFISLITLISIGGVALGVMALIVVLAVMSGFERDLRSKILGTNAHLWIIRYGDRGVEEPARTLAQVRDVPHVVAVSPFTYHQVMLSAGRGAGGAVLRGIDLDSAREVTALTRSFTEVDPARLTGPAEGSGWHLDPEGIIIGRALATNLGVGLGGRVNVISPFGNVMTPFGLAPRMRSFTVAGIFEMGMYEYDSALAYIGITAAQQLFQMGQSVTGIEVKVDDLYRAKEVGAEIQRRLGFPYVAKDWMQLHRNLFAALKLEKIAMFIILTMIVLVAAFNIVSTLIMKVMDKGAEIGILKSIGATSRSIMLIFMVEGLVIGLVGTLLGTAGGAIICKLQETYKIVRLQGDVYLLDALPILMKETDLILIASSTLVLSFLATLYPSWRAARLDPVVAIRYE, encoded by the coding sequence ATGCCGTTTGAACTGTTCGTGGGGCTTCGATATCTGAAGGCGAGGCGAGGGCAGGCGTTTATCTCCCTGATTACGCTGATCTCTATCGGCGGCGTCGCCCTTGGCGTCATGGCGCTTATTGTCGTCCTGGCGGTCATGAGCGGGTTTGAGCGTGACCTTCGAAGCAAAATCCTCGGAACCAATGCCCACCTCTGGATCATACGCTATGGGGATCGAGGGGTGGAGGAGCCGGCTCGGACGCTTGCGCAGGTTCGCGATGTTCCGCACGTGGTGGCCGTGTCTCCTTTCACCTACCATCAGGTGATGCTGAGCGCAGGCCGAGGCGCGGGAGGAGCGGTCCTTCGTGGGATCGATCTCGACTCCGCGCGGGAGGTCACGGCGTTGACCAGAAGCTTCACCGAGGTCGATCCGGCGCGGCTGACAGGGCCGGCCGAGGGGAGCGGATGGCATCTTGACCCCGAGGGGATCATCATCGGGCGCGCCTTGGCCACGAATCTCGGGGTGGGCCTCGGCGGGCGGGTGAACGTCATTTCTCCCTTCGGCAATGTCATGACCCCATTCGGGCTTGCGCCGCGCATGCGAAGTTTCACCGTGGCCGGGATCTTCGAGATGGGAATGTATGAATACGACAGCGCTCTGGCCTATATCGGCATCACAGCGGCTCAGCAGCTCTTCCAGATGGGACAATCAGTGACAGGGATCGAGGTGAAGGTGGACGATCTATACAGAGCGAAGGAGGTGGGAGCGGAGATTCAGCGACGCCTTGGGTTCCCGTACGTCGCAAAAGACTGGATGCAGTTGCACCGCAACCTCTTTGCCGCCCTGAAGCTGGAAAAGATCGCCATGTTTATCATCCTGACGATGATTGTGCTGGTAGCCGCTTTTAACATCGTGAGCACCCTGATTATGAAGGTAATGGACAAGGGGGCGGAGATCGGCATCTTGAAGTCGATCGGCGCCACCTCCAGGAGCATTATGTTGATCTTCATGGTGGAGGGATTGGTGATCGGGCTTGTCGGTACCCTGTTGGGGACTGCGGGGGGCGCGATTATCTGTAAACTGCAGGAGACCTATAAAATCGTCAGACTCCAGGGGGATGTCTATCTGCTGGATGCCCTCCCGATCTTAATGAAAGAGACCGACCTGATTTTGATCGCCTCCTCGACGCTGGTCTTAAGTTTCCTCGCGACGCTCTACCCTTCCTGGCGGGCGGCCAGGCTTGACCCGGTCGTCGCGATCCGCTATGAGTGA
- a CDS encoding ATP-binding protein, which produces MTIRVRLLLGFGLVCLTMMAAPLTIYMVQSIRALQSAGLKYAGIAPSRALLRMVQLQQQHRGLSSGVLGGHTEMEAQRAAKQAEADQAVEAFDAMVASRIHDPALTADWRRAAEAWKRLARGVASHSISGQESVVGHAALIGDDLKLLDLLLDYFGLSYDPTGHDYHLTMALLVHMPMLTEFLGQARVHGALLLAERRITLADRTALIGLIGNVERQHEYMTRELDKAMVLNPQMKTDLGGIAQVSRALAQKAIDLARTQVVEAERLSYAPADYLALFTQVIDGQFALLDHAMLDLEGALQARLAALRRGQDKTIAFMAAVVALAVWLAAVIVRATKRDIIALQQSEEAQRRHASELEATVEERTRTLKHTQAQLIQSGKLAAVGTLAAGVAHELNQPLMIIRGYAQELLRDERIGEEAIRDDLRRIEAQTGRMTAIINHLRDFSRESKGKRQDTDLNRVVTDALDFLGQQLKTQHIDVVQELHPALPTVRVDPLQIEQILLNLITNARDAMEAAAFGTITIRTECAQGDRVALSVTDTGPGIPEEIRTRIFDPFFTTKEVGKGTGLGLSICHGIIEKHGGELIMASPVSDGKGARFTIILPPA; this is translated from the coding sequence ATGACAATACGAGTCAGATTGCTGCTCGGGTTCGGGCTGGTATGCCTGACCATGATGGCGGCGCCGCTGACCATCTATATGGTGCAAAGCATCAGAGCGCTGCAATCGGCCGGTCTGAAGTATGCCGGGATTGCGCCGTCGAGGGCGCTGCTGAGGATGGTGCAATTGCAGCAACAGCACCGCGGACTCTCCTCCGGGGTGCTGGGCGGGCATACAGAGATGGAGGCGCAACGCGCGGCCAAGCAGGCCGAGGCCGATCAGGCGGTCGAGGCGTTTGACGCGATGGTCGCGTCCAGGATCCATGATCCTGCGCTCACCGCGGACTGGCGCAGGGCGGCCGAGGCCTGGAAGCGGCTTGCGCGTGGGGTGGCCTCGCACTCGATCTCCGGTCAGGAGAGTGTTGTCGGGCATGCGGCGCTTATCGGCGACGATCTCAAGCTACTCGACCTCCTGTTGGATTACTTCGGCCTCTCGTACGACCCAACCGGGCATGACTACCACCTGACCATGGCGCTGTTGGTGCACATGCCGATGCTCACCGAATTCCTTGGCCAGGCGCGGGTGCACGGGGCGCTCCTGTTGGCAGAACGGCGCATTACGCTGGCGGACCGCACCGCGTTGATCGGGCTTATCGGCAATGTGGAACGGCAACACGAGTATATGACGCGCGAGTTGGACAAGGCGATGGTGCTGAACCCCCAGATGAAGACCGACCTTGGCGGCATCGCCCAGGTCAGTAGGGCGCTTGCACAGAAGGCGATCGATCTCGCCAGAACTCAGGTGGTGGAAGCCGAGAGGCTGAGTTATGCGCCGGCCGATTACCTCGCGCTCTTCACTCAGGTCATTGATGGTCAGTTCGCGCTCCTCGATCACGCGATGCTCGATCTGGAAGGGGCGCTCCAGGCGCGCCTGGCCGCGTTGCGACGTGGGCAGGACAAGACAATCGCCTTCATGGCGGCGGTGGTCGCGTTGGCGGTATGGCTGGCGGCGGTGATCGTCCGCGCGACCAAACGGGATATCATCGCCCTACAGCAGAGTGAGGAGGCGCAGCGACGCCACGCGAGCGAGCTCGAAGCCACGGTTGAGGAGCGAACGCGGACGCTCAAGCACACGCAGGCGCAGCTCATCCAGTCGGGGAAGTTGGCGGCAGTCGGGACGCTGGCGGCCGGGGTGGCCCACGAGCTGAACCAGCCCCTGATGATCATCCGAGGCTATGCCCAGGAGCTGCTCAGAGACGAGCGGATCGGGGAGGAGGCGATCCGTGACGATCTACGGCGGATCGAGGCGCAGACGGGCCGGATGACGGCCATCATCAATCACCTGCGCGACTTTTCGCGCGAGTCCAAGGGGAAGCGGCAGGACACAGACCTGAACCGGGTGGTGACGGACGCGCTGGACTTCCTCGGGCAGCAGCTTAAAACCCAACACATCGACGTCGTTCAGGAACTGCACCCCGCGCTCCCGACGGTCCGGGTCGATCCGTTGCAGATCGAACAGATACTCCTGAACCTGATTACCAATGCCCGGGATGCCATGGAAGCGGCAGCGTTCGGGACCATCACCATCCGGACCGAGTGTGCTCAGGGTGACCGGGTGGCGCTCAGTGTGACTGATACCGGGCCCGGCATCCCGGAAGAGATTCGGACCAGGATCTTTGATCCCTTTTTTACGACGAAAGAGGTCGGCAAAGGGACCGGCTTGGGGCTCAGCATCTGCCATGGTATTATCGAGAAGCATGGGGGGGAGTTGATCATGGCGAGCCCGGTGTCCGACGGTAAGGGCGCTCGCTTTACCATCATTTTACCGCCTGCCTGA
- a CDS encoding response regulator, with translation MNSDRVLLVDDEPDIRRLLSRYLGRLGYIVQEAADGEAAVALVKAAIPDVVITDMAMPRLDGLGLLEQLRRLDPGLPVIVLTGHGSFENVIAAMRCGAAFDYLVKPLQDLTMIEVAVARALEVRRLRARAREADQVAAIREMAVTASDKILNPLNIILLSLAQLTGEGVTAEAKTKAAAHVEAAVETIARVVRQMRTVARYAPREVLPGLREIDLDQAAGDEKRDVQ, from the coding sequence ATGAATAGCGACCGTGTGCTGCTGGTCGATGACGAGCCGGATATCCGTCGATTGCTGTCGCGCTATCTCGGGCGGCTGGGGTACATTGTACAGGAAGCGGCGGATGGGGAAGCGGCGGTGGCGCTGGTGAAGGCGGCGATTCCCGATGTGGTGATCACCGATATGGCCATGCCTCGCCTGGACGGCCTGGGACTGCTCGAGCAGCTTCGGAGGTTGGACCCCGGTCTGCCTGTGATTGTGCTCACCGGACACGGCTCGTTCGAGAATGTCATTGCCGCCATGCGGTGTGGGGCGGCCTTTGACTATCTGGTCAAGCCGCTCCAGGACCTCACGATGATCGAGGTGGCCGTGGCTAGGGCGCTGGAGGTCAGGAGGCTGCGCGCCAGGGCCAGGGAGGCGGACCAGGTTGCCGCGATCCGGGAAATGGCTGTCACCGCGAGCGATAAGATCCTAAATCCCTTGAACATCATCCTCCTCAGCCTGGCGCAGCTTACCGGCGAAGGGGTCACGGCAGAGGCCAAGACCAAGGCTGCGGCGCACGTTGAAGCGGCTGTTGAGACTATCGCCAGGGTCGTCCGACAGATGCGTACGGTGGCGCGGTACGCGCCTCGCGAGGTCCTCCCCGGTCTCCGGGAGATCGATCTCGATCAAGCCGCGGGGGACGAGAAGCGCGATGTTCAATAA
- a CDS encoding ABC transporter ATP-binding protein — protein sequence MSELIRAHGVYKSFQVDGGTVEVLKGVDLSIEKGAFIAIVGPSGAGKSTFLHLLGALDRPTAGEIFYENVGLGQMDDGQLAGFRNQTVGFIFQFHHLLPEFTALENVMMPLLVARQKRSQAREIAASLLREVGLEPRLLHRPSELSGGEQQRVAIARALGASPKVILADEPTGNLDTKTGDATFELLHRLNRERGLTFIMVTHNEKLAHRSDRIVTILDGRIVEKA from the coding sequence ATGAGTGAGTTGATCAGAGCGCATGGCGTCTACAAGTCGTTTCAGGTCGATGGCGGAACAGTTGAGGTTTTGAAGGGTGTGGACCTCAGTATTGAAAAGGGAGCATTCATCGCCATCGTAGGACCTTCAGGCGCCGGCAAGAGCACGTTCCTGCATCTGCTCGGCGCCCTGGATCGCCCAACCGCTGGTGAGATTTTCTATGAGAATGTCGGCCTTGGGCAGATGGACGATGGGCAACTGGCCGGTTTTCGCAACCAGACTGTCGGCTTTATCTTTCAGTTCCATCATCTGCTGCCGGAGTTTACCGCACTGGAGAATGTCATGATGCCCCTCCTGGTCGCGCGGCAGAAGCGCTCACAGGCACGGGAGATCGCCGCGTCCCTGCTGAGGGAGGTGGGGCTCGAACCCAGGCTCTTACATCGCCCTTCTGAACTCTCCGGTGGGGAGCAGCAGCGAGTTGCGATCGCCAGGGCCCTGGGCGCCTCACCCAAGGTCATCCTTGCGGACGAACCGACCGGGAACCTGGATACCAAGACCGGCGATGCGACCTTTGAACTCCTCCATCGACTGAATCGAGAACGCGGCCTCACCTTTATCATGGTGACGCACAATGAGAAATTAGCTCATCGGTCGGATCGGATCGTAACCATATTGGATGGTCGCATTGTAGAGAAGGCTTGA